One Cohnella candidum genomic region harbors:
- a CDS encoding TPM domain-containing protein, producing the protein MAEGRLKVFAAACLAVLALFAAAGGAFAQADSRYGVYVQDEAGVISGQTVEALYRQAVWLHEQTGTAQIGVVTVTDLGSRTLEEYAVAKFRELGLGDKKRNDGVLLLYAKQENHVRIEVGYGMEGRIPDGKAGEILDRYFVPNRNAGHLDDAFFKTQSALIREMAAEYGVDASSIGSGDMPVPDYGDEGGGFWSSLPWPIKLLGGLGIAVLILLDFKFTGGAVTYGILSMLGRRGGSSGGGSSGGGRWGGGGGGGSSGGGGASR; encoded by the coding sequence ATGGCGGAGGGGCGGCTGAAGGTTTTCGCCGCGGCTTGTCTCGCGGTGCTCGCCCTGTTCGCTGCGGCGGGGGGAGCGTTTGCGCAGGCGGATTCCCGGTACGGCGTCTATGTGCAGGATGAAGCCGGGGTCATTTCCGGACAGACCGTGGAAGCGTTGTATCGCCAAGCCGTCTGGCTTCACGAGCAGACCGGTACGGCCCAAATCGGCGTCGTGACCGTAACCGATCTGGGCAGCCGCACGCTTGAGGAGTACGCGGTCGCGAAGTTCCGCGAACTGGGTTTAGGGGACAAGAAACGGAATGACGGCGTGCTGCTGCTGTACGCCAAACAAGAAAACCATGTGCGGATCGAAGTCGGATACGGCATGGAAGGGCGGATCCCGGACGGCAAGGCCGGGGAGATCCTCGATCGGTATTTCGTTCCGAACCGGAACGCCGGTCACCTGGATGACGCGTTCTTCAAGACGCAGAGCGCGCTGATCCGCGAGATGGCGGCGGAGTACGGCGTCGACGCATCTTCCATCGGATCGGGGGACATGCCGGTCCCCGATTACGGCGATGAAGGCGGGGGATTTTGGAGCTCGCTGCCTTGGCCGATCAAGCTGTTGGGTGGCCTCGGGATTGCGGTTCTGATCCTGCTGGATTTTAAGTTTACGGGCGGCGCCGTCACGTACGGAATCTTGAGTATGCTAGGTCGCAGAGGAGGATCGTCCGGAGGAGGCTCCTCAGGCGGCGGGCGTTGGGGCGGCGGGGGAGGTGGGGGCTCCTCCGGCGGTGGCGGGGCAAGCAGGTAG
- a CDS encoding WD40/YVTN/BNR-like repeat-containing protein gives MAKRMVLLVGTNKGVFMYTADANRKEWSLKGPFLPGWEVYSVLGDSRHGNRIYAGTSHAAYGATIRVSDDFGESWTQVEHGPSYSKESGFSLNRIWQIAPGHPSEPDTVFAGVEEAGIFVSRDRGATWRELDVLTKHPSRPGWFPGAGGMCLHTILIDPRNPKRMWVGISAVGVFRTDDGGETWTPRNQGLARVPTGQPQEDVGFCVHKIVLDPFNPDIMYMQEHGGVFQSNDGGDNWFTIEEGVTLREGDMPFGFPIVVAPNGDLFLVPLESSEQRAVAEGKLLVYGRHKGDTSWAPVGDAMPDEPRHVSVLRDAMTIDAFDPYGLYFGTTSGEVFCSLDRGRTWDRLPGQLSRILCVKPWVVED, from the coding sequence ATGGCAAAACGAATGGTCTTGCTCGTCGGCACGAACAAAGGCGTATTCATGTACACAGCAGATGCGAACCGCAAAGAATGGAGCCTCAAAGGGCCCTTCCTGCCGGGCTGGGAAGTCTACAGCGTGCTCGGGGACAGCCGTCACGGCAACCGGATTTACGCCGGCACTTCCCATGCCGCTTACGGGGCGACGATCCGCGTGTCCGACGACTTCGGCGAGAGCTGGACGCAAGTCGAACACGGCCCCTCTTACTCGAAGGAGTCCGGTTTCAGCCTGAACCGGATTTGGCAGATCGCCCCCGGTCACCCCTCGGAGCCGGACACCGTATTCGCCGGCGTCGAGGAAGCGGGGATCTTCGTCAGCCGCGACCGCGGCGCGACTTGGCGCGAGCTGGACGTCCTGACGAAGCACCCCTCCCGGCCGGGTTGGTTTCCCGGAGCCGGAGGCATGTGCCTCCACACGATCCTGATCGACCCCCGGAATCCGAAACGGATGTGGGTCGGCATCTCGGCAGTCGGCGTGTTCCGCACGGACGACGGCGGCGAAACGTGGACGCCGCGCAACCAAGGCCTCGCCCGCGTGCCGACCGGTCAACCGCAGGAAGACGTGGGATTCTGCGTGCATAAAATCGTGCTGGATCCGTTCAATCCCGACATCATGTACATGCAAGAGCACGGCGGCGTGTTCCAGTCGAACGACGGCGGCGATAACTGGTTCACGATAGAGGAAGGCGTCACGCTGCGGGAAGGCGACATGCCGTTCGGTTTCCCGATCGTCGTGGCGCCGAACGGAGACCTGTTCCTCGTCCCGCTGGAGAGCAGCGAACAACGTGCGGTTGCCGAAGGCAAATTGCTGGTGTACGGCAGGCACAAAGGCGACACGAGCTGGGCGCCTGTCGGGGACGCGATGCCGGACGAGCCCCGCCACGTCAGCGTGCTTCGCGACGCCATGACGATCGACGCGTTCGATCCCTACGGCCTCTATTTCGGGACGACTTCCGGCGAAGTGTTTTGCTCGCTCGACCGCGGCCGCACTTGGGACCGGCTGCCGGGCCAGCTGTCGCGCATCCTATGCGTCAAACCATGGGTTGTGGAGGATTGA
- a CDS encoding 6-phospho-beta-glucosidase yields MKQGLKIAVIGGGSSYTPEIVEGFIKRYEQLPVRELWLVDIEEGRHKLEIVGELAKRMVAKSGLPIDVHLTLDRRRAIEGADFVTTQLRVGLLEARKWDEHIPNLHGVIGQETTGPGGMMKALRTIPVLLGICRDIEELSPNAWLLNFTNPAGMVTEAIHRYSKVKSIGLCNAPIGMYKWLSGKYDTPIDRIYAEFVGINHLHWVTRIEVAGEDKLPELLDRREEFTGKNVPATEWDPDFLRTLGGLPSYYLKYYYMTPEMLAEQLESLRANGTRAEVVKRVEDELFELYKDPNLQEKPKQLEKRGGAYYSEAAVNLMDSLYNDRRDIQTLNVTNGKILDFLPEDACIEVNCVVTGQGPIPLPVTKVPEQVKGLIHAVKTYERLAIEAAVTGDRGIALQALAHHPLVPSVSVAKTLLNEMLEKNKPYLPAFFS; encoded by the coding sequence GTGAAACAAGGGTTGAAAATCGCAGTCATCGGAGGAGGCTCCTCCTATACGCCCGAAATCGTGGAAGGTTTTATTAAGCGCTACGAGCAGCTGCCGGTTCGGGAGCTGTGGCTCGTCGACATCGAGGAGGGCCGGCACAAGCTGGAAATCGTCGGCGAGTTGGCGAAGCGGATGGTGGCGAAGTCGGGGCTGCCGATCGACGTCCATCTGACGCTGGACCGGCGGCGCGCGATCGAGGGCGCGGATTTCGTCACGACGCAGCTGCGCGTCGGATTGCTCGAAGCGAGGAAGTGGGACGAGCATATTCCGAATCTGCACGGCGTCATCGGCCAGGAAACGACCGGGCCGGGAGGCATGATGAAGGCGCTGCGCACCATTCCGGTCCTGCTCGGCATCTGCCGAGACATTGAAGAGCTGAGCCCGAACGCTTGGCTGCTGAACTTCACCAACCCGGCAGGGATGGTCACCGAAGCGATCCATCGCTACTCTAAGGTGAAAAGCATCGGCTTGTGCAACGCGCCGATCGGCATGTACAAGTGGCTGAGCGGCAAATACGATACGCCGATCGACCGGATTTACGCCGAGTTCGTCGGGATCAACCATCTGCACTGGGTGACGCGGATCGAAGTCGCCGGCGAAGACAAGCTGCCGGAGCTGCTGGACCGGCGCGAAGAGTTTACCGGCAAAAACGTGCCCGCCACCGAGTGGGATCCGGACTTCCTCCGCACGCTGGGCGGCTTGCCGAGCTATTATTTGAAATATTACTACATGACGCCGGAAATGCTGGCCGAGCAGCTCGAGTCGTTACGGGCGAACGGGACGAGAGCCGAGGTCGTCAAACGGGTCGAAGACGAGCTGTTCGAGCTGTACAAGGATCCGAATCTGCAGGAGAAGCCGAAGCAGCTCGAGAAACGCGGCGGCGCCTACTATTCGGAAGCGGCCGTCAACCTGATGGACTCGCTGTATAACGATCGTCGCGACATCCAGACCTTGAACGTCACCAACGGAAAGATTCTCGACTTCCTGCCGGAGGACGCGTGCATCGAGGTCAACTGCGTCGTGACCGGCCAGGGGCCGATCCCGCTGCCGGTCACGAAGGTGCCGGAGCAAGTCAAAGGTTTGATCCACGCGGTGAAAACCTACGAGCGCCTCGCGATCGAAGCCGCCGTCACCGGCGACCGCGGCATTGCGCTGCAAGCGCTGGCGCACCATCCGCTCGTTCCGTCCGTCAGCGTCGCCAAAACGCTGCTGAACGAGATGCTCGAGAAGAACAAACCGTATTTGCCGGCCTTCTTCTCTTAA
- a CDS encoding ThiF family adenylyltransferase → MPITPEQRYSRQMLFKPIGPEGQRKISSSRVLVVGMGALGTVLASHMVRAGVGTLRMADRDYVEPSNLQRQMLYDEEDVAQSLPKAVAAGRKLSRINSEVVLETIVSDVTPLNIEKLMDGIDLVLDGTDNFQTRLLLNDACFKRGIPLVYGGAVSAQGMTAMLVPGETCCLRCLIGSGDGGGGQTCDTVGVIAPIVDIIASFQAIEALKYMVGNTDARRGGLLSLEVWHYHSMNLKLPGPKAGCPTCGTKEYPALTADAVEASTLCGRETVQIQGPRPFDLEQWEQRLSPSCTITRNPFLLRAELPEGERLVLFPDGRVLVQGTENPSRARSLYDRYIGS, encoded by the coding sequence ATGCCGATCACGCCGGAACAAAGATACTCCAGGCAAATGCTGTTCAAACCGATCGGACCGGAAGGGCAACGCAAAATATCCTCCTCCCGCGTGCTGGTCGTCGGCATGGGCGCGCTCGGAACGGTGCTTGCGAGCCACATGGTTCGCGCAGGCGTCGGCACCCTTCGCATGGCTGACCGCGACTACGTAGAGCCGAGTAACCTGCAGCGCCAAATGCTCTACGACGAGGAAGACGTCGCCCAATCGCTGCCCAAAGCGGTCGCGGCCGGGCGAAAACTCTCCCGCATCAATTCGGAGGTCGTGCTCGAGACGATCGTCTCGGACGTCACGCCGCTGAACATCGAAAAACTGATGGACGGAATCGACCTCGTGTTGGACGGAACGGACAATTTTCAAACGCGGCTGCTCCTCAACGATGCCTGCTTCAAGCGAGGCATCCCGCTGGTATACGGCGGAGCCGTGAGCGCGCAGGGCATGACCGCGATGCTGGTCCCCGGTGAGACCTGCTGCCTGCGATGCCTGATCGGTTCCGGTGACGGAGGCGGGGGGCAAACCTGCGATACGGTCGGCGTGATCGCGCCCATCGTGGATATCATCGCATCATTCCAAGCGATCGAAGCGCTAAAATACATGGTGGGGAATACCGACGCCCGGCGCGGGGGGCTGCTGTCTCTCGAGGTGTGGCACTACCACTCGATGAACCTGAAGCTGCCCGGGCCGAAAGCCGGCTGTCCGACCTGCGGCACGAAGGAATATCCTGCGTTAACAGCCGACGCAGTGGAAGCGTCCACGCTGTGCGGCCGTGAAACGGTGCAAATCCAAGGTCCGCGGCCGTTCGATCTGGAGCAATGGGAGCAGCGTTTGTCTCCGTCCTGCACCATCACGCGCAATCCTTTCCTGTTGCGTGCTGAACTGCCCGAAGGAGAACGGCTCGTGCTCTTCCCCGACGGCCGGGTGCTCGTTCAGGGTACGGAGAATCCGTCCAGAGCCAGAAGCCTCTACGATCGCTATATCGGGTCCTGA
- a CDS encoding H-type small acid-soluble spore protein: MNAQRAQEIAESPEMIDVSYYGVPVYIQHVNVEEGTARIFQRELPEEEQTVPLDALSEEFTTETDLPFV, translated from the coding sequence ATGAACGCTCAAAGAGCGCAAGAAATCGCGGAATCCCCGGAAATGATCGATGTCTCTTACTACGGCGTGCCCGTCTACATCCAGCACGTCAACGTGGAGGAAGGGACCGCCAGAATCTTTCAGCGTGAACTTCCGGAAGAGGAGCAAACCGTCCCACTCGACGCGTTGTCGGAGGAATTCACGACGGAAACGGATCTTCCGTTCGTCTGA
- the abc-f gene encoding ribosomal protection-like ABC-F family protein: MMIVSCQNVKKYHGAQLVLEQVTFEIPEGGRVGLIGRNGCGKTTLLRLIAGEERPDEGELAIRKDTRIGYLKQIPEAEEHLAVYDILARGYREVLQLKERMGELEQAMSDPALAGDPDRLTELLRQYASAQERFEHGGGYEMEARIAQVAAGLRIDAGQFERGYGSLSGGEKTKVALASLLIERPTLLLLDEPTNHLDLRGVEWLEDYLRDYGGTCVIVSHDRYFLDKVVTRIVEIEDGEASLYLTSYSEYVKEKEERLLRQFAQYQEQQKQIAKMKETIKQLETWGRIGGNEKFFRRAASMRKALDRMEKIKRPVLDPKTADFAAGAADRSGTDVIAFERLTKSFGSRTILDRIDGSLRYGDKTAIVGDNGAGKSTLFKLLLGEISPDGGEVRLGARVEIGYLGQEEKPGGKTSILAFFKEEAQLEEGEARRLLAKQLFYGPDVFKSLSSISGGEWTRLRLALLMHRKPNLLLLDEPTNHLDIVSREALEEALDEFPGTVLVVSHDRYFMNRIAGRIWEVRNGGLTSFLGHYDDYREQRARLGVADDLSATRVIASVPAATSAGGADAKRAKAPAAKTEAARDLESAISATEAELGRLDAELEIAGTTSDAAELAKAWESREKLQERLDRLYEEWMAGQ; the protein is encoded by the coding sequence ATCATGATCGTAAGCTGCCAAAACGTTAAAAAATACCACGGCGCCCAACTGGTGCTGGAACAAGTCACTTTCGAAATCCCCGAAGGGGGACGAGTCGGCCTGATCGGCCGCAATGGATGCGGCAAAACGACGCTGCTCCGCTTGATCGCAGGAGAAGAAAGGCCGGACGAAGGGGAGCTGGCCATCCGCAAAGACACTCGCATCGGTTATTTGAAGCAGATCCCGGAAGCGGAAGAGCATCTCGCCGTTTATGATATTCTGGCCCGGGGCTACAGGGAAGTGCTTCAGCTGAAGGAGCGGATGGGGGAGCTGGAGCAAGCGATGTCGGACCCCGCTCTTGCCGGTGACCCCGATCGGCTCACGGAGCTGCTGAGGCAGTACGCTTCTGCCCAGGAACGGTTCGAGCACGGAGGCGGATACGAGATGGAAGCCCGCATCGCGCAGGTCGCGGCGGGGCTGCGGATCGACGCCGGACAATTCGAACGCGGATACGGCTCCCTGTCGGGCGGCGAGAAAACGAAAGTCGCGCTCGCCTCCCTGCTGATCGAACGCCCGACGCTGCTGCTGCTTGACGAGCCGACCAACCATTTGGACCTGCGCGGCGTCGAATGGCTCGAAGATTACCTGCGGGATTACGGCGGCACCTGCGTCATCGTCTCCCACGACCGCTACTTTTTGGATAAAGTCGTCACCCGGATCGTCGAAATCGAAGACGGTGAAGCATCGCTTTATTTGACCTCCTATTCGGAATACGTCAAGGAGAAGGAAGAACGGCTGCTGCGGCAGTTTGCCCAGTATCAGGAACAGCAGAAGCAAATCGCTAAAATGAAGGAAACGATCAAGCAACTGGAAACGTGGGGCCGAATCGGGGGGAACGAGAAGTTTTTCCGGAGGGCGGCTTCCATGCGCAAAGCGCTGGATCGGATGGAGAAAATCAAACGCCCGGTCCTGGATCCCAAAACGGCGGATTTCGCGGCGGGCGCGGCCGACCGTTCCGGTACGGACGTCATCGCCTTCGAGCGCTTAACGAAGTCCTTCGGGTCCCGAACCATTCTAGACCGCATCGACGGGAGCCTGCGTTACGGAGACAAGACGGCGATCGTCGGGGACAACGGCGCCGGTAAAAGCACGCTGTTCAAGCTGCTCCTGGGGGAGATTTCGCCGGACGGCGGCGAAGTCAGGCTGGGCGCGAGGGTCGAAATCGGCTATCTGGGACAGGAAGAGAAACCGGGGGGAAAAACCAGCATCCTGGCCTTCTTCAAGGAAGAGGCGCAATTGGAAGAAGGAGAGGCGAGGCGGCTGCTGGCCAAGCAGCTGTTCTACGGGCCGGACGTGTTCAAATCGTTGTCCTCGATTTCCGGCGGAGAGTGGACCCGGCTTCGCCTTGCGCTGCTCATGCACCGGAAGCCGAATCTGCTCTTGCTGGACGAGCCGACCAACCATCTCGACATCGTATCCCGCGAGGCGTTGGAAGAGGCTTTGGATGAATTCCCGGGCACCGTGCTTGTCGTATCTCACGACCGCTATTTCATGAACCGGATCGCCGGGCGGATCTGGGAAGTCCGGAACGGCGGCCTGACGAGCTTCCTGGGCCACTATGACGATTACCGGGAGCAACGCGCGCGGCTTGGCGTTGCCGATGATCTATCCGCGACGCGCGTCATCGCTTCCGTTCCGGCCGCAACTTCCGCCGGGGGAGCCGATGCCAAACGCGCGAAAGCCCCCGCCGCGAAGACGGAGGCTGCTCGGGATCTGGAGTCGGCGATCTCCGCAACGGAGGCCGAATTAGGCCGGCTGGACGCAGAACTGGAAATTGCGGGAACGACCTCCGATGCCGCTGAATTGGCGAAAGCCTGGGAGAGCCGTGAGAAACTGCAGGAACGATTGGACCGTTTGTACGAAGAATGGATGGCGGGGCAATAA
- a CDS encoding DUF3900 domain-containing protein produces the protein MKFSVQYLSFFVIHSDGSETDTTKRYKHYQTLTHEEYQDSELKEFLDSEFARIGKRKAEVNPISEAVPTKIGRFMVEPGHELTSNPNYNLFQRLRTAPDKQQFHMMGDDLIRIYMDASAVRGGAFIVALAKLNELFDDPFVFLLKCDFENKIARISDEHSLISKVEMAINARNIKSIMYPHMPEPGMLEEWELKIHQASHARYFEDFLKYVSYEKSKPEIVSDQVAEMFTEYMETKWPEAAAVAAAALEEPEVNEARFAGVEGIDELERERKQFELWSASEKRELQELWAHERVLEAATRLTAYQPELELKLKLAGISVRGHMADYGKSIHLASHNGRYVVVIEGDNFEFEKGVSPVELLQPDDISVVLERMRKRAEEEDEAAAAGGYGEGYPEG, from the coding sequence ATGAAATTTTCCGTCCAATACCTGAGCTTTTTCGTGATCCATTCCGATGGTTCCGAGACCGATACAACCAAGCGATATAAGCACTATCAGACATTGACCCATGAGGAATACCAGGACAGCGAGCTCAAGGAATTCCTGGACAGCGAATTCGCTCGCATCGGCAAACGCAAGGCGGAAGTCAATCCGATCAGCGAGGCGGTGCCGACCAAAATCGGGCGTTTCATGGTCGAGCCGGGCCATGAGTTGACGAGCAACCCGAACTACAACCTGTTCCAGCGGCTTCGAACCGCTCCGGACAAGCAGCAATTCCACATGATGGGCGACGATCTGATCCGCATCTATATGGACGCCAGCGCGGTTCGCGGAGGAGCGTTCATCGTAGCGCTCGCAAAGCTGAACGAGTTATTCGACGATCCGTTCGTTTTCCTGCTCAAATGCGACTTCGAGAACAAAATCGCCCGCATTTCCGACGAGCACAGCCTGATTTCCAAAGTGGAAATGGCCATTAACGCACGAAACATCAAGTCCATCATGTACCCCCACATGCCGGAGCCGGGAATGCTTGAGGAGTGGGAGCTCAAAATCCACCAGGCATCGCATGCGCGGTATTTCGAGGATTTTCTCAAGTACGTTTCGTACGAGAAGTCCAAGCCGGAAATCGTCAGCGACCAGGTGGCAGAGATGTTCACGGAATACATGGAGACCAAGTGGCCCGAAGCCGCCGCAGTCGCCGCCGCGGCATTGGAAGAGCCGGAGGTGAACGAGGCGCGGTTCGCGGGGGTCGAGGGGATCGATGAGCTCGAGAGGGAGAGAAAACAATTCGAGCTCTGGTCCGCTTCGGAGAAGCGGGAGCTGCAGGAGCTGTGGGCGCACGAGCGGGTACTGGAGGCGGCGACGAGACTCACCGCGTACCAGCCGGAGCTTGAGCTGAAGCTGAAGCTCGCGGGGATTTCCGTGCGCGGCCATATGGCCGATTACGGGAAATCGATTCATTTGGCCAGCCATAACGGGCGCTACGTCGTCGTGATCGAAGGGGACAACTTCGAATTCGAGAAGGGAGTCTCCCCGGTCGAGCTGCTCCAGCCCGACGATATTTCGGTCGTGCTGGAGCGGATGCGGAAGCGGGCCGAAGAGGAAGATGAGGCAGCAGCCGCAGGCGGTTACGGGGAAGGTTATCCCGAAGGCTAG
- a CDS encoding N-acetylglucosamine kinase, with protein sequence MKYYMGVDGGGSKTYTLIVDEQGRVVGKGKSGNGNHQGGAEQARRHIRESAEMALAQAGLTREQIEFAYFGLAGADREADYRILRPMIAELGFARHEINCDTMIAMRAGTDRPYGVVLICGSGTNSAGRNREGGFYQCGGFSYLFGDFGGGATLCVELFRSVIRAWDGRENPTLLTDKLLRFLGYASVQDMFDDYLDHNRFPPIDTVKLLFEAAEEGDETARRILRVQGEELGRAAVAVVRRLGMENDGFDVVLAGSILAKGKGDFVHAPIREALKAAAPDASLVRLSVEPVVGAVWMAFEASGGSLPSEVYENLKGVAEFEAVAVLRPENGEGTEGKGGVSK encoded by the coding sequence TTGAAATATTACATGGGCGTCGACGGGGGCGGCAGCAAGACGTACACCTTGATCGTCGACGAGCAGGGCCGGGTGGTCGGCAAGGGCAAAAGCGGCAACGGCAACCACCAGGGCGGCGCCGAGCAAGCGAGGCGTCATATCCGGGAATCCGCGGAAATGGCGTTGGCGCAGGCTGGGCTTACCCGGGAGCAAATCGAATTTGCGTACTTCGGTTTGGCGGGAGCGGACCGGGAAGCGGATTACCGGATTTTGCGGCCGATGATCGCGGAACTCGGATTCGCGCGCCATGAAATCAATTGCGACACGATGATCGCCATGCGGGCGGGCACGGACCGTCCTTACGGGGTGGTGCTTATCTGCGGTTCCGGGACGAACAGCGCGGGAAGAAACCGGGAAGGCGGCTTTTACCAATGCGGCGGCTTCTCTTACCTGTTCGGGGATTTCGGCGGCGGAGCGACGCTGTGCGTCGAATTGTTCCGGTCGGTCATCCGTGCTTGGGACGGACGTGAAAATCCGACCCTGCTGACCGATAAATTGCTGCGGTTCCTAGGGTATGCGTCCGTGCAGGATATGTTCGACGATTACCTCGACCACAACCGGTTCCCGCCGATCGATACCGTTAAGCTTCTGTTCGAAGCGGCCGAGGAGGGCGATGAAACCGCCCGGAGGATCTTGCGCGTACAGGGCGAGGAGCTCGGCCGGGCTGCGGTTGCGGTCGTTCGGCGGCTCGGCATGGAGAACGACGGCTTCGACGTCGTGCTCGCCGGAAGCATTCTCGCGAAAGGCAAAGGGGACTTCGTCCATGCGCCGATCCGCGAGGCCTTGAAGGCAGCGGCGCCGGATGCCTCCCTCGTGAGGTTGAGCGTGGAGCCTGTCGTCGGCGCGGTCTGGATGGCGTTTGAGGCCTCGGGCGGTTCGTTGCCTTCGGAAGTTTATGAAAACCTGAAAGGCGTGGCCGAGTTCGAGGCTGTTGCTGTGCTTCGGCCGGAAAACGGAGAAGGAACAGAAGGAAAGGGAGGCGTATCCAAGTGA
- a CDS encoding MoaD/ThiS family protein, whose product MQLEVSVPLLISDCTKGKTRFPLEAGTLAEALRTLVETYPLLKVHLYNEQGEVREHVLLYYNDDNIAWLDDLDIPIRPGDKLRVLQAVSGG is encoded by the coding sequence ATGCAGCTTGAAGTCAGCGTACCGCTGCTGATCAGCGATTGCACCAAGGGCAAGACGCGGTTTCCGCTGGAAGCCGGCACGCTTGCGGAGGCGCTCCGCACGCTTGTCGAAACTTACCCTTTGCTGAAGGTGCATCTATATAACGAACAGGGCGAAGTGCGCGAGCACGTGCTGCTCTATTATAATGACGATAATATCGCTTGGCTGGACGACCTCGACATCCCGATCCGGCCCGGCGACAAGCTGCGGGTGCTTCAGGCGGTATCCGGGGGTTAA
- a CDS encoding LacI family DNA-binding transcriptional regulator, with amino-acid sequence MKVSIFDVARKSGLSVVTVSRVLNNSSSVRPKNRDKVLQAMKELDYQPNAAARSLAKGKTGIIGLTLTTLQDSFLDAVVKEINDRLAEHGYFLALAISSGDDDSFRRSLFQEDRVDGVILLSPLREDEYVMELKKKRIPFVMLDNQHQTSSAPSVIVDNFKGGYEATRHLIELGHRKIVHIRGPEPFLSSKERERGYRAAMAEAGLPALNVEHATFDVSSGYRIARGWIEKGTLPTAVFAADDYVALGVMDALKNEGIRIPGDVSVVGFDDQILSSEFRPMLTTVRQPADKMAKSGVDLLLRSMAGTASKRNATVLLEPELIVRESTAPPLKDKT; translated from the coding sequence ATGAAGGTCAGCATTTTCGACGTCGCCAGGAAATCGGGGCTGTCCGTCGTCACGGTTTCCCGCGTACTCAACAATTCGTCGTCGGTCCGGCCGAAAAACCGCGATAAAGTGCTGCAGGCGATGAAAGAGCTGGATTACCAGCCGAACGCCGCCGCGCGCAGCCTCGCGAAAGGGAAGACCGGCATCATCGGCCTCACGCTGACGACGCTGCAGGACTCGTTCCTGGATGCCGTAGTGAAGGAAATTAACGACCGGCTGGCCGAGCATGGCTATTTCCTCGCGCTCGCGATCTCGTCCGGAGACGACGATTCGTTCAGGCGTTCCTTGTTCCAGGAGGACCGCGTCGACGGCGTCATCCTGCTGTCGCCCTTGCGCGAAGACGAGTACGTCATGGAGTTGAAGAAGAAGAGAATTCCGTTCGTCATGCTGGACAATCAGCATCAGACATCCTCGGCGCCGTCCGTCATCGTGGACAATTTCAAAGGCGGGTACGAAGCGACCCGCCATCTGATCGAGCTCGGGCACCGCAAAATCGTCCACATCCGCGGGCCGGAACCGTTCCTCTCCAGCAAGGAGCGGGAACGGGGTTACCGGGCCGCGATGGCGGAGGCGGGCCTGCCGGCGCTGAACGTCGAGCATGCAACGTTCGACGTCTCGTCGGGCTACCGGATCGCGCGCGGCTGGATCGAGAAGGGCACGCTGCCGACGGCGGTGTTCGCGGCGGACGATTACGTGGCGCTCGGGGTGATGGACGCGCTGAAGAACGAAGGCATCCGCATCCCCGGGGACGTATCCGTCGTGGGCTTCGACGACCAGATTTTGTCGTCGGAATTCCGCCCGATGCTGACCACCGTCCGCCAGCCGGCGGACAAAATGGCGAAAAGCGGCGTCGATCTATTGCTGAGAAGCATGGCCGGAACGGCGTCCAAACGCAATGCCACCGTGCTGTTGGAGCCGGAATTGATCGTGCGGGAATCGACCGCGCCGCCGTTGAAGGATAAGACATAA
- a CDS encoding LemA family protein — MKRSTMSLIIIGALVLILLFTGIGSYNRLVSSETDVDNKFATIDVQLQRRADLIPNLVQTVKGYAAHEKEVLTAISDARARLAGAGTPEQKAAADSELTSALSRLLVVVENYPDLKADAQFTRLMDELSGTENRIAVARKDYNDAVSVYNTKVRKFPAAIFAGMFGFDKKTYFQAKAGAENAPDVKF; from the coding sequence ATGAAACGTTCGACGATGAGTTTGATCATCATTGGGGCACTCGTTTTGATTCTGCTTTTCACGGGCATCGGATCTTACAACCGGCTCGTCTCTTCGGAAACGGACGTGGACAATAAATTCGCGACGATTGACGTCCAGTTGCAGCGCCGGGCGGATCTGATTCCGAATTTGGTCCAAACGGTCAAAGGGTATGCCGCGCACGAAAAAGAAGTGCTGACCGCGATTTCCGACGCGCGCGCCCGGCTGGCCGGGGCCGGCACGCCCGAGCAGAAAGCGGCGGCCGATTCGGAGCTGACAAGTGCGCTGTCCAGGCTGTTGGTCGTGGTGGAGAACTACCCGGATCTGAAAGCGGATGCCCAGTTCACGAGGCTGATGGACGAACTGTCGGGCACGGAGAACCGGATCGCGGTCGCCCGTAAGGATTATAACGATGCGGTTTCGGTCTATAACACGAAGGTCCGGAAGTTTCCCGCGGCGATCTTTGCCGGAATGTTCGGGTTCGACAAGAAGACCTACTTCCAAGCCAAAGCGGGGGCGGAAAATGCTCCCGACGTGAAGTTCTGA